One genomic segment of Theobroma cacao cultivar B97-61/B2 chromosome 6, Criollo_cocoa_genome_V2, whole genome shotgun sequence includes these proteins:
- the LOC18596194 gene encoding nuclear transcription factor Y subunit A-3 isoform X1 has product MQNLHKKDSGVSSHSTCTYVVGCSSWGNSTETHVQQSSVSESLSLKMGVLPQHFQHTKQLSFQFQDQDSSSTQSTGQSYPEAASAGDSNIYGQSLISASSGGNETHGSLFGGHAKLASSMGTQDCVFPPSRVDYSKSTAHIPLHYAEPYFGGAVAAAYGLQAVQIHHPHMMAMVPARVPLPLDLTEDEPIYVNAKQYRAILRRRQFRAKLEAQNKLIKARKPYLHESRHLHALKRARGNGGRFLNTKQFQESEHIPSSHGLDMSRSTQLDLSAKISVSEVHQLENYKDAASTTSCSDITSASNSDEMFQQPDFRFSGYPSHNGGAMQGHGGGNLHHLSGLC; this is encoded by the exons ATGCAAAACTTGCATAAAAAGGATTCTGGTGTAAGTTCTCATTCAACGTGCACTTATGTTGTTGGCTGCTCGTCTTGGGGCAACTCAACTGAAACTCATGTCCAGCAATCATCCGTGTCTGAAAGTTTAAGCCTGAAGATGGGAGTTCTGCCTCAACACTTTCAACACACCAAGCAGCTtagttttcaatttcaagaccaGGACTCATCATCAACTCAATCAACTGGTCAATCTTACCCTGAAGCCGCTAGTGCTGGAGACAGCAATATTTATGGGCAAAGTTTAATTTCAGCATCATCAG GAGGTAATGAAACTCATGGGAGTCTTTTTGGAGGTCATGCTAAATTAGCCTCCTCAATGGGAACTCAGGACTGTGTCTTCCCTCCTTCACGAGTTGACTATAGCAAATCAACT GCTCATATTCCACTCCATTATGCTGAACCATATTTTGGTGGTGCAGTAGCTGCTGCTTACGGACTGCAAGCTGTG CAGATTCATCATCCTCATATGATGGCTATGGTTCCTGCTCGAGTTCCACTGCCTCTGGATCTTACAGAAGATGAGCCTATTTATGTTAATGCAAAGCAGTATCGTGCTATTCTCAGGCGGAGACAGTTTCGTGCCAAGCTTGAGGCCCAGAACAAACTCATCAAAGCTCGAAAG CCGTATTTGCATGAGTCTCGACATCTTCATGCTTTAAAAAGAGCCAGGGGTAATGGTGGGCGATTTCTCAACACAAAGCAATTCCAAGAATCCGAGCATATTCCATCAAGCCATGGACTGGACATGTCCAGGTCTACTCAGCTAGATTTGTCTGCAAAAATCTCTGTATCAGAAGTTCATCAGCTGGAAAACTACAAAGATGCTGCATCCACTACCTCTTGCTCTGACATCACGAGTGCCTCCAACAGTGATGAAATGTTTCAGCAGCCAGATTTCAGGTTCTCTGGCTATCCTTCTCACAATGGTGGAGCCATGCAGGGTCATGGTGGTGGGAACCTCCATCATCTTTCTGGTCTCTGCTGA
- the LOC18596194 gene encoding nuclear transcription factor Y subunit A-3 isoform X2, with protein sequence MQNLHKKDSGVSSHSTCTYVVGCSSWGNSTETHVQQSSVSESLSLKMGVLPQHFQHTKQLSFQFQDQDSSSTQSTGQSYPEAASAGDSNIYGQSLISASSGGNETHGSLFGGHAKLASSMGTQDCVFPPSRVDYSKSTAHIPLHYAEPYFGGAVAAAYGLQAVIHHPHMMAMVPARVPLPLDLTEDEPIYVNAKQYRAILRRRQFRAKLEAQNKLIKARKPYLHESRHLHALKRARGNGGRFLNTKQFQESEHIPSSHGLDMSRSTQLDLSAKISVSEVHQLENYKDAASTTSCSDITSASNSDEMFQQPDFRFSGYPSHNGGAMQGHGGGNLHHLSGLC encoded by the exons ATGCAAAACTTGCATAAAAAGGATTCTGGTGTAAGTTCTCATTCAACGTGCACTTATGTTGTTGGCTGCTCGTCTTGGGGCAACTCAACTGAAACTCATGTCCAGCAATCATCCGTGTCTGAAAGTTTAAGCCTGAAGATGGGAGTTCTGCCTCAACACTTTCAACACACCAAGCAGCTtagttttcaatttcaagaccaGGACTCATCATCAACTCAATCAACTGGTCAATCTTACCCTGAAGCCGCTAGTGCTGGAGACAGCAATATTTATGGGCAAAGTTTAATTTCAGCATCATCAG GAGGTAATGAAACTCATGGGAGTCTTTTTGGAGGTCATGCTAAATTAGCCTCCTCAATGGGAACTCAGGACTGTGTCTTCCCTCCTTCACGAGTTGACTATAGCAAATCAACT GCTCATATTCCACTCCATTATGCTGAACCATATTTTGGTGGTGCAGTAGCTGCTGCTTACGGACTGCAAGCTGTG ATTCATCATCCTCATATGATGGCTATGGTTCCTGCTCGAGTTCCACTGCCTCTGGATCTTACAGAAGATGAGCCTATTTATGTTAATGCAAAGCAGTATCGTGCTATTCTCAGGCGGAGACAGTTTCGTGCCAAGCTTGAGGCCCAGAACAAACTCATCAAAGCTCGAAAG CCGTATTTGCATGAGTCTCGACATCTTCATGCTTTAAAAAGAGCCAGGGGTAATGGTGGGCGATTTCTCAACACAAAGCAATTCCAAGAATCCGAGCATATTCCATCAAGCCATGGACTGGACATGTCCAGGTCTACTCAGCTAGATTTGTCTGCAAAAATCTCTGTATCAGAAGTTCATCAGCTGGAAAACTACAAAGATGCTGCATCCACTACCTCTTGCTCTGACATCACGAGTGCCTCCAACAGTGATGAAATGTTTCAGCAGCCAGATTTCAGGTTCTCTGGCTATCCTTCTCACAATGGTGGAGCCATGCAGGGTCATGGTGGTGGGAACCTCCATCATCTTTCTGGTCTCTGCTGA
- the LOC18596195 gene encoding polyadenylate-binding protein-interacting protein 3 isoform X2 produces MNMQQVVLPKSSANGFGRRRVDREVGARLENKGQSGKSNQGRMQTTGALAGGKTGGYESSCRDRLVYLTTCLIGHPVEVHVKSGSIYTGIFHATDAEKDFGIILKMARLVKDGTLRGQKAIAEFVSKAPSKILIIPAKELVQVIAKDVAVTRDGFASELQPEKHLEILIDSAISQSRHVEVERELERWVPDEDDPQCPELENIFDGPWNRNWNQFETNQKLFGVKSTFNEELYTTKLERGPQMRELEKEAMRIAREIEGEETQDLHLAEERGFHLHDNFDIDEEMRFSSVYRGRGVDDSGYEEDEDIMLDSHNSETFGDSSGSVSKRPADLTSLQSIDGARVSSSPFLMDEAPSSQAAIGTDLNHSGFNDQARQLASELPSKSFSVSGSESRIQDNLLGELGGSSNAKEFAEKQSPSEDLQLSNSIDSQSLLNDKIDESDKGGTSANPTTHAPSNSLSKFSEKPSSSGELSEGPASSKIAGEIQSVNSRGRPSSSTSSNSDYVGAVSASSGPGLSPTSSMGSLASEKSTLNPHAKEFKLNPNAKSFTPSQSPVRPPSPVSDGSFYYPTQMSPVPHMHMPVSFGIGPSFPGHQHVIFNPQVAPIQSPQAYFHPNGPQYGQQMLLGQRQLVYYQPNSVDKNFCETFCQLSARLRLFPEEGEYRNAIQRTGILTS; encoded by the exons ATGAATATGCAACAAGTTGTGCTGCCAAAATCTTCTGCTAATGGATTTGGCCGTCGAAGAGTTGATAGAGAGGTTGGGGCTAGGTTGGAGAATAAGGGGCAGTCTGGAAAATCCAATCAAGGAAGAATGCAAACTACAG GTGCACTGGCTGGCGGGAAGACTGGTGGTTATGAGAGTTCTTGCCGTGATCGGTTAGTTTATCTGACAACATGTCTTATTGGGCATCCGGTGGAAGTCCATGTGAAAAGTGGATCAATATACACTGGAATATTTCATGCAACtgatgcagaaaaagattttg GAATCATCTTGAAAATGGCTCGCTTGGTAAAAGATGGTACTTTGCGAGGACAGAAGGCTATTGCAGAGTTTGTTAGCAAGGCACCCTCAAAGATTTTAATTATACCAGCCAAAGAACTTGTGCAAGTTATAGCAAAG GATGTGGCTGTAACCAGGGATGGATTTGCAAGTGAGCTCCAACCTGAAAAACATCTGGAaattttgatagattctgcGATATCACAATCCCGTCATGTTGAGGTGGAGAGGGAGTTGGAGCGTTGGGTTCCTGACGAAGATGATCCACAGTGTCCTGaactagaaaatatttttgacgGTCCATGGAATAG GAACTGGAATCAGTTTGAAACCAATCAAAAGCTATTTGGTGTAAAAAGTACTTTTAATGAGGAACTTTACACAACAAAACTTGAGAGAGGTCCTCAAATGAGAGAGTTGGAGAAGGAAGCAATGAGAATAGCAAGAGAGATTGAGGGTGAGGAGACTCAGGACCTTCATTTAGCAGAG GAGAGAGGCTTTCATCTTCATGATAATTTTGATATTGATGAGGAGATGAGGTTCTCCTCAGTCTACAGGGGTAGAGGGGTTGATGATAGTGGTTATGAGGAAGACGAGGACATAATGTTGGATTCCCACAACAGTGAGACCTTCGGAGATTCTTCTGGTTCTGTCAGTAAAAGGCCTGCTGATTTGACCAGTTTGCAAAGCATTGATGGAGCTCGAGTGTCATCAAGCCCTTTCTTAATG GATGAGGCGCCATCTTCTCAAGCAGCCATTGGCACAGATTTGAACCACTCAGGCTTTAATGATCAGGCCAGACAGCTGGCCTCTGAACTTCCTTCTAAAAGTTTCTCCGTCTCTGGCAGTGAAAGCAg GATCCAAGACAATTTGCTTGGTGAACTTGGAGGAAGCAGTAATGCTAAAGAGTTTGCTGAAAAGCAGTCT CCATCTGAGGACCTGCAATTGTCAAACTCTATCG ATTCTCAGTCATTATTGAATGACAAGATTGATGAGTCTGATAAAGGGGGGACATCTGCAAATCCTACTACTCATGCTCCATCTAATTCTTTGTCAAAGTTTAGTGAAAAACCAAGTTCTTCTGGTGAACTCTCAGAGGGTCCAGCTTCTAGCAAAATAGCTGGTGAAATACAATCTGTAAACTCCCGTGGACGACCTAGTAGTTCTACATCATCAAATTCAGATTATGTTGGTGCTGTATCAGCATCTAGTGGCCCTGGCTTATCACCAACTTCATCAATGGGGTCATTAGCCTCTGAGAAGTCAACACTGAATCCCCATGCAAAG GAATTCAAACTCAACCCTAATGCAAAGAGTTTCACACCATCTCAATCGCCTGTGAGGCCTCCATCCCCAGTGTCTGATGGTTCCTTCTACTATCCAACGCAAATGTCTCCTGTACCACATATGCACATGCCTGTTAGTTTTGGG ATTGGACCTTCCTTTCCTGGGCACCAGCATGTTATATTCAATCCACAGGTGGCACCAATACAATCACCGCAAGCATATTTCCATCCAAATGGACCTCAG TATGGGCAGCAGATGCTTCTTGGGCAACGGCAACTGGTGTACTATCAACCT AATTCTGTTGATAAGAATTTTTGTGAAACTTTTTGTCAACTGAGTGCAAGACTTCGTCTCTTTCCTGAGGAGGGTGAATACC GAAATGCAATTCAAAGGACGGGAATATTAACCAGTTAG
- the LOC18596195 gene encoding polyadenylate-binding protein-interacting protein 3 isoform X1, whose product MRGFFFPSEMNMQQVVLPKSSANGFGRRRVDREVGARLENKGQSGKSNQGRMQTTGALAGGKTGGYESSCRDRLVYLTTCLIGHPVEVHVKSGSIYTGIFHATDAEKDFGIILKMARLVKDGTLRGQKAIAEFVSKAPSKILIIPAKELVQVIAKDVAVTRDGFASELQPEKHLEILIDSAISQSRHVEVERELERWVPDEDDPQCPELENIFDGPWNRNWNQFETNQKLFGVKSTFNEELYTTKLERGPQMRELEKEAMRIAREIEGEETQDLHLAEERGFHLHDNFDIDEEMRFSSVYRGRGVDDSGYEEDEDIMLDSHNSETFGDSSGSVSKRPADLTSLQSIDGARVSSSPFLMDEAPSSQAAIGTDLNHSGFNDQARQLASELPSKSFSVSGSESRIQDNLLGELGGSSNAKEFAEKQSPSEDLQLSNSIDSQSLLNDKIDESDKGGTSANPTTHAPSNSLSKFSEKPSSSGELSEGPASSKIAGEIQSVNSRGRPSSSTSSNSDYVGAVSASSGPGLSPTSSMGSLASEKSTLNPHAKEFKLNPNAKSFTPSQSPVRPPSPVSDGSFYYPTQMSPVPHMHMPVSFGIGPSFPGHQHVIFNPQVAPIQSPQAYFHPNGPQYGQQMLLGQRQLVYYQPNSVDKNFCETFCQLSARLRLFPEEGEYRNAIQRTGILTS is encoded by the exons ATGAGAGG tttttttttcccttccgAGATGAATATGCAACAAGTTGTGCTGCCAAAATCTTCTGCTAATGGATTTGGCCGTCGAAGAGTTGATAGAGAGGTTGGGGCTAGGTTGGAGAATAAGGGGCAGTCTGGAAAATCCAATCAAGGAAGAATGCAAACTACAG GTGCACTGGCTGGCGGGAAGACTGGTGGTTATGAGAGTTCTTGCCGTGATCGGTTAGTTTATCTGACAACATGTCTTATTGGGCATCCGGTGGAAGTCCATGTGAAAAGTGGATCAATATACACTGGAATATTTCATGCAACtgatgcagaaaaagattttg GAATCATCTTGAAAATGGCTCGCTTGGTAAAAGATGGTACTTTGCGAGGACAGAAGGCTATTGCAGAGTTTGTTAGCAAGGCACCCTCAAAGATTTTAATTATACCAGCCAAAGAACTTGTGCAAGTTATAGCAAAG GATGTGGCTGTAACCAGGGATGGATTTGCAAGTGAGCTCCAACCTGAAAAACATCTGGAaattttgatagattctgcGATATCACAATCCCGTCATGTTGAGGTGGAGAGGGAGTTGGAGCGTTGGGTTCCTGACGAAGATGATCCACAGTGTCCTGaactagaaaatatttttgacgGTCCATGGAATAG GAACTGGAATCAGTTTGAAACCAATCAAAAGCTATTTGGTGTAAAAAGTACTTTTAATGAGGAACTTTACACAACAAAACTTGAGAGAGGTCCTCAAATGAGAGAGTTGGAGAAGGAAGCAATGAGAATAGCAAGAGAGATTGAGGGTGAGGAGACTCAGGACCTTCATTTAGCAGAG GAGAGAGGCTTTCATCTTCATGATAATTTTGATATTGATGAGGAGATGAGGTTCTCCTCAGTCTACAGGGGTAGAGGGGTTGATGATAGTGGTTATGAGGAAGACGAGGACATAATGTTGGATTCCCACAACAGTGAGACCTTCGGAGATTCTTCTGGTTCTGTCAGTAAAAGGCCTGCTGATTTGACCAGTTTGCAAAGCATTGATGGAGCTCGAGTGTCATCAAGCCCTTTCTTAATG GATGAGGCGCCATCTTCTCAAGCAGCCATTGGCACAGATTTGAACCACTCAGGCTTTAATGATCAGGCCAGACAGCTGGCCTCTGAACTTCCTTCTAAAAGTTTCTCCGTCTCTGGCAGTGAAAGCAg GATCCAAGACAATTTGCTTGGTGAACTTGGAGGAAGCAGTAATGCTAAAGAGTTTGCTGAAAAGCAGTCT CCATCTGAGGACCTGCAATTGTCAAACTCTATCG ATTCTCAGTCATTATTGAATGACAAGATTGATGAGTCTGATAAAGGGGGGACATCTGCAAATCCTACTACTCATGCTCCATCTAATTCTTTGTCAAAGTTTAGTGAAAAACCAAGTTCTTCTGGTGAACTCTCAGAGGGTCCAGCTTCTAGCAAAATAGCTGGTGAAATACAATCTGTAAACTCCCGTGGACGACCTAGTAGTTCTACATCATCAAATTCAGATTATGTTGGTGCTGTATCAGCATCTAGTGGCCCTGGCTTATCACCAACTTCATCAATGGGGTCATTAGCCTCTGAGAAGTCAACACTGAATCCCCATGCAAAG GAATTCAAACTCAACCCTAATGCAAAGAGTTTCACACCATCTCAATCGCCTGTGAGGCCTCCATCCCCAGTGTCTGATGGTTCCTTCTACTATCCAACGCAAATGTCTCCTGTACCACATATGCACATGCCTGTTAGTTTTGGG ATTGGACCTTCCTTTCCTGGGCACCAGCATGTTATATTCAATCCACAGGTGGCACCAATACAATCACCGCAAGCATATTTCCATCCAAATGGACCTCAG TATGGGCAGCAGATGCTTCTTGGGCAACGGCAACTGGTGTACTATCAACCT AATTCTGTTGATAAGAATTTTTGTGAAACTTTTTGTCAACTGAGTGCAAGACTTCGTCTCTTTCCTGAGGAGGGTGAATACC GAAATGCAATTCAAAGGACGGGAATATTAACCAGTTAG
- the LOC18596195 gene encoding polyadenylate-binding protein-interacting protein 3 isoform X3, producing the protein MNMQQVVLPKSSANGFGRRRVDREVGARLENKGQSGKSNQGRMQTTGALAGGKTGGYESSCRDRLVYLTTCLIGHPVEVHVKSGSIYTGIFHATDAEKDFGIILKMARLVKDGTLRGQKAIAEFVSKAPSKILIIPAKELVQVIAKDVAVTRDGFASELQPEKHLEILIDSAISQSRHVEVERELERWVPDEDDPQCPELENIFDGPWNRNWNQFETNQKLFGVKSTFNEELYTTKLERGPQMRELEKEAMRIAREIEGEETQDLHLAEERGFHLHDNFDIDEEMRFSSVYRGRGVDDSGYEEDEDIMLDSHNSETFGDSSGSVSKRPADLTSLQSIDGARVSSSPFLMDEAPSSQAAIGTDLNHSGFNDQARQLASELPSKSFSVSGSESRIQDNLLGELGGSSNAKEFAEKQSPSEDLQLSNSIDSQSLLNDKIDESDKGGTSANPTTHAPSNSLSKFSEKPSSSGELSEGPASSKIAGEIQSVNSRGRPSSSTSSNSDYVGAVSASSGPGLSPTSSMGSLASEKSTLNPHAKEFKLNPNAKSFTPSQSPVRPPSPVSDGSFYYPTQMSPVPHMHMPVSFGIGPSFPGHQHVIFNPQVAPIQSPQAYFHPNGPQYGQQMLLGQRQLVYYQPEMQFKGREY; encoded by the exons ATGAATATGCAACAAGTTGTGCTGCCAAAATCTTCTGCTAATGGATTTGGCCGTCGAAGAGTTGATAGAGAGGTTGGGGCTAGGTTGGAGAATAAGGGGCAGTCTGGAAAATCCAATCAAGGAAGAATGCAAACTACAG GTGCACTGGCTGGCGGGAAGACTGGTGGTTATGAGAGTTCTTGCCGTGATCGGTTAGTTTATCTGACAACATGTCTTATTGGGCATCCGGTGGAAGTCCATGTGAAAAGTGGATCAATATACACTGGAATATTTCATGCAACtgatgcagaaaaagattttg GAATCATCTTGAAAATGGCTCGCTTGGTAAAAGATGGTACTTTGCGAGGACAGAAGGCTATTGCAGAGTTTGTTAGCAAGGCACCCTCAAAGATTTTAATTATACCAGCCAAAGAACTTGTGCAAGTTATAGCAAAG GATGTGGCTGTAACCAGGGATGGATTTGCAAGTGAGCTCCAACCTGAAAAACATCTGGAaattttgatagattctgcGATATCACAATCCCGTCATGTTGAGGTGGAGAGGGAGTTGGAGCGTTGGGTTCCTGACGAAGATGATCCACAGTGTCCTGaactagaaaatatttttgacgGTCCATGGAATAG GAACTGGAATCAGTTTGAAACCAATCAAAAGCTATTTGGTGTAAAAAGTACTTTTAATGAGGAACTTTACACAACAAAACTTGAGAGAGGTCCTCAAATGAGAGAGTTGGAGAAGGAAGCAATGAGAATAGCAAGAGAGATTGAGGGTGAGGAGACTCAGGACCTTCATTTAGCAGAG GAGAGAGGCTTTCATCTTCATGATAATTTTGATATTGATGAGGAGATGAGGTTCTCCTCAGTCTACAGGGGTAGAGGGGTTGATGATAGTGGTTATGAGGAAGACGAGGACATAATGTTGGATTCCCACAACAGTGAGACCTTCGGAGATTCTTCTGGTTCTGTCAGTAAAAGGCCTGCTGATTTGACCAGTTTGCAAAGCATTGATGGAGCTCGAGTGTCATCAAGCCCTTTCTTAATG GATGAGGCGCCATCTTCTCAAGCAGCCATTGGCACAGATTTGAACCACTCAGGCTTTAATGATCAGGCCAGACAGCTGGCCTCTGAACTTCCTTCTAAAAGTTTCTCCGTCTCTGGCAGTGAAAGCAg GATCCAAGACAATTTGCTTGGTGAACTTGGAGGAAGCAGTAATGCTAAAGAGTTTGCTGAAAAGCAGTCT CCATCTGAGGACCTGCAATTGTCAAACTCTATCG ATTCTCAGTCATTATTGAATGACAAGATTGATGAGTCTGATAAAGGGGGGACATCTGCAAATCCTACTACTCATGCTCCATCTAATTCTTTGTCAAAGTTTAGTGAAAAACCAAGTTCTTCTGGTGAACTCTCAGAGGGTCCAGCTTCTAGCAAAATAGCTGGTGAAATACAATCTGTAAACTCCCGTGGACGACCTAGTAGTTCTACATCATCAAATTCAGATTATGTTGGTGCTGTATCAGCATCTAGTGGCCCTGGCTTATCACCAACTTCATCAATGGGGTCATTAGCCTCTGAGAAGTCAACACTGAATCCCCATGCAAAG GAATTCAAACTCAACCCTAATGCAAAGAGTTTCACACCATCTCAATCGCCTGTGAGGCCTCCATCCCCAGTGTCTGATGGTTCCTTCTACTATCCAACGCAAATGTCTCCTGTACCACATATGCACATGCCTGTTAGTTTTGGG ATTGGACCTTCCTTTCCTGGGCACCAGCATGTTATATTCAATCCACAGGTGGCACCAATACAATCACCGCAAGCATATTTCCATCCAAATGGACCTCAG TATGGGCAGCAGATGCTTCTTGGGCAACGGCAACTGGTGTACTATCAACCT GAAATGCAATTCAAAGGACGGGAATATTAA
- the LOC18596196 gene encoding phospholipid:diacylglycerol acyltransferase 1, which produces MSAIRRRKPINESDKTSEASDSKPHKEKEEEQHGDDDGSDKDKKKIPSKIKKKHEEKPPKWSCLDSCCWFIGCICVTWWLLLFLYNAMPASFPQYVTEAITGPLPDPPGVKLKKEGLKAKHPVVFVPGIVTGGLELWEGRKCAEGLFRKRFWGGTFGEVYKRPLCWVEHMSLDNETGLDPCGIRVRPVSGLVAADYFAPGYFVWAVLIANLARIGYEEKTMYMAAYDWRLSFQNTEARDQTLSRIKSNIELIVATNGGKKAVVIPHSMGVLYFLHFMKWVEAPAPMGGGGGPDWCSKHIKAVVNIGGPFLGVPKAIAGLFSAEAKDIAVVRAIAPGFLDNDIFQLQTLQHVMRMSRSWDSTMSMIPRGGDTIWGGLDWSPEEGYSCAKKRERKNDTQIAEEAGVESAVSQTRSAKYGRIISFGKDVAEAPSSDVERIDFRDAVKGHSAANTTCRDVWTEYHDIGFGGINAVAEYKTYTAESIVDLLHFVAPKMMARGTAHFSYGIADNLDDPKYKHYKYWSNPLETKLPNAPEMEIFSLYGVGLPTERAYIYKLSPAAECYIPFQIDTSADDEETCLKDGVYSVDGDETVPVLSAGFMCAKGWRGKTRFNPSGIRTYIREYSHSPPANLLEGRGTLSGAHVDIMGNFALIEDVIRVAAGASGEELGGDQVYSNIFNWSEKIDLQL; this is translated from the exons ATGTCTGCAATTAGAAGAAGAAAGCCCATCAATGAATCCGACAAAACCTCAGAAGCATCGGATTCAAAACCCCATaaggaaaaggaagaagaacaaCACGGAGATGATGATGGCAGTGataaagacaagaaaaaaatccCATCCAAGATCAAGAAGAAACACGAAGAGAAACCACCGAAGTGGTCGTGTTTGGACTCGTGCTGTTGGTTCATTGGTTGCATATGCGTAACTTGGTGGCTTCTGTTGTTTCTTTACAATGCAATGCCGGCTTCATTTCCTCAGTACGTAACGGAGGCTATAACGGGGCCCTTACCGGACCCGCCTGGTGTGAAGCTGAAGAAAGAAGGGTTAAAGGCTAAGCATCCAGTGGTGTTTGTGCCAGGGATTGTGACTGGTGGGCTTGAGTTGTGGGAAGGGCGGAAGTGTGCTGAAGGGTTGTTTAGGAAGCGGTTCTGGGGTGGCACTTTTGGTGAAGTCTACAAAAG ACCTCTATGCTGGGTGGAGCACATGTCATTAGATAATGAAACTGGATTGGATCCTTGTGGTATAAGAGTGAGGCCTGTCTCTGGACTTGTGGCAGCAGATTACTTTGCTCCAGGCTATTTTGTGTGGGCAGTTCTGATTGCTAACTTGGCACGTATTGGGTATGAGGAGAAAACCATGTATATGGCTGCCTATGATTGGAGACTCTCATTTCAAAACACTGAG GCACGTGACCAAACACTAAGCCGTATTAAGAGTAATATAGAACTGATAGTGGCTACAAATGGAGGGAAAAAGGCTGTTGTCATTCCACATTCCATGGGTGTTCTGTATTTCCTACATTTCATGAAGTGGGTTGAGGCGCCTGCTCCAATGGGTGGTGGAGGTGGACCAGATTGGTGTTCTAAGCATATTAAAGCTGTGGTCAACATTGGTGGGCCATTTCTGGGTGTTCCAAAAGCAATTGCTGGGCTTTTCTCTGCTGAAGCAAAGGATATTGCAGTTGTCAG GGCTATTGCTCCTGGTTTTTTGGATAATGATATATTTCAGCTTCAAACATTGCAACATGTGATGAGAATGAGCCGCAGTTGGGATTCAACCATGTCGATGATACCAAGAGGTGGGGACACAATATGGGGTGGTTTAGACTGGTCGCCAGAGGAAGGCTATTCTTGTgccaaaaaaagagaaaggaagaatgaCACGCAGATTGCAGAAGAAGCTGGTGTTGAAAGTGCAGTTTCTCAAACAAGAAGTGCGAAGTATGGAAGGATTATATCCTTTGGAAAAGATGTTGCTGAGGCACCTTCATCTGATGTTGAGAGGATAGACTTCAGg GATGCTGTTAAGGGTCATAGTGCCGCAAATACCACTTGTCGAGATGTGTGGACTGAGTACCATGACATAGGATTTGGAGGTATCAATGCTGTTGCAGAGTATAAAACTTACACCGCTGAATCAATTGTTGACCTGCTTCATTTTGTTGCTCCAAAAATGATGGCACGTGGTACTGCTCATTTCTCCTATGGAATTGCTGACAATTTGGATGACCCCAAGTATAAGCACTACAAGTATTGGTCAAATCCATTGGAAACAAA GTTGCCAAATGCTCCTGAGATGGAAATCTTTTCTTTATATGGAGTTGGCCTACCAACTGAAAGAGCATACATTTACAAGTTATCTCCTGCTGCTGAGTGTTATATTCCTTTTCAGATTGATACATCTGCTGATGATGAAGAGACCTGCCTGAAGGATGGTGTGTATTCTGTGGATGGAGATGAGACCGTACCAGTTTTAAGTGCAGGTTTTATGTGTGCTAAAGGTTGGCGGGGTAAAACCAGGTTCAATCCTTCTGGAATTCGAACATATATTAGAGAATACAGCCATTCTCCTCCGGCCAACCTATTGGAGGGGCGTGGTACCCTTAGTGGTGCTCATGTTGAtataatgggaaattttgCATTAATTGAGGATGTTATAAGGGTCGCAGCTGGGGCTTCAGGTGAAGAATTGGGAGGGGATCAAGTTTATTCTAATATCTTTAACTGGTCTGAGAAGATAGACTTGCAATTATAA